The genomic segment TGTAACACGTACCGATAACCGGGCGGATTACAGCGATGATGCAGCCTTTGCTAATTTCCGTGAAGTAACGTTCAATTCAGCAATCATGCCCCGCACGCTGTATAGAGGCAGTCATCCTACTAAAACCCGCTGGCCGCGCGCCCCGTATGCTTCCGCCCTTATGGAAAAAGCCGGAATCGTAACGGTTATTAACATGAGCGATTCCGAAGAGCAGCTTAAAAACACCTATCTTGCCGCCTCAAACCAATATGCAAGTGCCTACTACGGTAAGCTTACCGATGCCGGCAATGTGCTCTGTCTTGCGATGGATATGGATTTTACCGGCAAAGCCTTTACGGATAATATCATCAAAGCTTTGCAGTTTATGATTAGTCATAAGGCTCCGTATTACATTCATTGCAACGAAGGTAAAGATAGAACCGGATTTATCTTTATTCTACTTGGCGCGCTGTCCGGAGCGGATGAGAAAGCTATTTACGACGATTATATGAAGAGTTATGAAAACTTCTATCATCTGGCTGCGGGTTCAAGAAAATACGATCTGATTTTGCACAAAAATGCCGTTCCGATGTTGAACTGGATTACGATGAACCGGAAAGATACGGCGAAAGCTGCCGAAGAGTTCCTCATTAAAAACGGTATGACGGAGAACGAGGTTGAGGCACTCAAAGCAAAATTGATGCCTGCAAAATAATAGGGGACCTCTAAAAACTTCAGTTTTTAGAGATGCCCAATAGAACTGATTCTATGCAAGGACAAAATATGGGTACGGCAACAAAACCATTAAAACCTCTAAAGCTTAATTTATCCGGCCTTGATGAACAGATGACGCTTGCTGTTGCGGAAATCCGGAAAAGCCATCCGATTAGGATTAGCGAAGACGGTATTCCCGTCTCGTTTAAAAAAACGAAGGAAAGCGATATCGTTGCATTCTTTCGGAATGGAGTTTGCGAAATTGAAGCAGATTCCGCACCTCATTTTTATTTTGCGTTGTCGATGCTGCTGCTTAAAAGTCAAACAATCGAAGATACAAAACTTTATTCAAGACCGGATGCACAGCGTTTGTTGGAATTCCGCATAGAGCATTTTTTTGAAAAAAACGGCTTAATGCTCGATCTTTCCCGGAACGGTGTTGCACATGTTGATATGCTTAAACAATTTATTCGGGAAATGGCTTTTATGGGGCATTCATGGTTTATGCTGTACATGGAAGATGTGTACGAAGTGGAAGGGGATCCTTATTTCGGAGCCTTACGCGGGCGGTACTCCATAAGCGATTTACAGGAAGTTGACCGTTACGCGAAGCTTTTCGGCGTACAGTTGGTACCGTGTATTCAGACTCTTGCCCATGTCGATCAATATTTTATGTGGGAAGCCATAGAATACAAATACAAGGATATCGATAACATTCTGAATGTCGGCAATGCCGAAGTTAAGGCATTGCTTACGCGGATGATTGCCTCGCTGCGCCAAGCTTTTTCTACGGATATTATCCACATAGGGATGGATGAAGCCTATAACCTCGGCCGCGGGCGTTATCTGGATGAGAACGGACTTAGACAGAGGCGGGATATTATGCATGACCATCTTGCTTTTATGAAAACCCTCTGTAAAGCTTATGGTTTTAAACCCATCGTTTGGGATGATATGTTCTTTAGCCGTTATTCTAATAATAAGGAAGATAAAGAACCTAGCATTCCCACTCAAGTAGGCCTGATGTACTGGGATTATTATAGCTGTTTATCTAAGCATTACCGTGAACATCTTAAACTGTGCCGTTCCATTGCAAAAAAAACGATGTTTGCAGGAGGAGCATGGCGATGGACGGGGTATGTCCCCCATCACAAGAAAACGCTCGAAACAACGCTTGCGGCTATTACTGCTTGCCGGAAAGAGAGAATAAAAAACGTTATTGTTACGGCGTGGGGCGATGACGGCAGTGAATCACCGCTTTATACTTGTATGTTCGGCGTAACGCTTTACTCCTATTTGGACTGTCATGCCGAATATCAAGAAGCGGAGTTTTCGCAGTATCTAAAGCTCTATACCGGTATGGGTTTTGACGAATGGATGCGGCAGGGAGAGCCGGATTTGTTTGAAGGAACAACCGGCAATAATTATGATATAACACCATCCAAGTATCTGTTATATCAGGATCCTCTCGGCTCGAAATTCTTGTATTACATACGGACATTGACAACCGATATGGATGCCGTCTATAAGAAACTCGAAAAAGCTTTTGCCGAAGATGCTGCAAATACGAATAATCCCTTGCAGCAGTACATTGCCGAATTTTATTCGCTGATGATGCAGACCCTTTACTATAAGTGGCGGCTTCCCTTGGATATTTGGGAAGCATATAAAAAAGCGGATAAAAAGGCTTTGCAGGCATTAATCGAAAAGAAAATAGAACCGTTAAAGGTTGTCCTAGCCGAAACGGCAAAGGCGCGGCGGCGGATATGGGCGGAAGAATGCCGTGCGTTCGGTTCCGAGGTGTTGGATCACCGCTTCGGTGCAATGCTGATGCGGCTTCAAGTTACGCAAGAAGTGCTTACCGATTATATACGGGGTAAAATTAATCGGATCGATGAACTTGAAGAAGAACGGCTCGACCCCTGCCCCGAAGCGGATAAGCTGCTTGAGCCGCAAGCTGTGCGCTATAACCGTGCCCTCCGCATCATGACCGCCTGCCGCGAAACGTGGTAAAAAAGGAGATACACCCATGGAAACTGCATATCGGACAATGAGCGACGGTGCTTCCGTTGCCGTTTATACATGGCTTCCCGAACAAAAGCCTAAGGCCGTACTCCATATCGTGCACGGAATGGCGGAACATGCCCTCCGGTATGACGATTTTGCCAAAACCGCATGTAAACGGGGCTTTGCCGTGGTTGCCTCAGACCACCGCGGGCATGGAAAAACCGGAGCAAAAAGCGGTTTAATGGGCTATCTTGCCGACGGGGACGGTTTCGCTCGCGTTGTAGAAGATCAAAAAGAAATCAATGCGGAGATAAAAAAACAGTATCCCGGGCTCCCCATCGTTATCATCGGGCATTCGTTCGGTTCGTTTGTAACGCAGGAGTATATCGAACGATACGGCTCAACGATAAAAGCGGCGGTGTTAATCGGCTCCGCGGGACCTAACCCAAGCGTTTCCGTTGCCTTGCTGCTTGCAAACCTTAATTGTGCATTCAAAGGCCGAAAATCACCGGCTAAGTTTATGAATGCCTTGGTGTTCGGCTCATATAATAACAGAGTTAAAAATCCGCACACCGCCTTTGATTGGCTTTCGAGAGATGCAAACGAAGTAAAAAAATATATCGATGATGAATACTGCGGGTTTGTCTGTACGGCGGGATTCTTTCAGGATTTTATGCGCGGTCTTAAACGGCTGCATACCCAAGAAGCGTTAAAAGGCATACCCGCCGCCTTGCCCGTTTTAATTACCGCCGGTTCGGAAGACCCTGTTTCTGACGGAGGCAAAACGCTTAAAGCCCTCTACCGTATCTATCAGGATATGGGAATGCAGGATGTAAGATTAAAACTATATGAAAACGGCAGGCACGAAATTTTGAACGAAACCGATAAGGAAGAAGTGAAGGCTGATATTTTAGGGTGGATAGAGGCAAGACTGTAGCATTCGGCTAATCAATACACTTCCTACATAAAAAGAGCGAATGCCTTGACAAAAGCTTGTAATTATACAAAACTGTTCACAAGATGCAGGCTTTTTTTACACAGGTTAAGATTGTATTTCAAAACCCGATTTTTTTAGCGGCTATTACAAGCTGGCTGCTCAGTCAATTCATTAAAACGTTTATCGGATTTTGCTGCTCATCAGTACATTCTCTGCCGGTCTTTTTCGACTTATTGATATGGCGCACAGGGGGAATGCCGTCGAGCCATAGCGCCCTTGTAACAGCCCTCTCCACCACTATCGGCTTTAAGCAAGGCATCTCTTCGGATTTGTTCATCTTTTCTATCTTTTCTGCAATGATTGTTATTCGGGATGCGATGGGTGTTCGCCGTTCAAGCGGGCTTCAAGCAAAAATGTTAAACGAAGTAGGGGCTAAAATGGCCGAAACGATGCATATCCCTTTCAAACCCGTTAAAGAAGTTCAAGGCCATACCCCCGTTGAGGTGTTTGCCGGTATCATCGTCGGTATTGTAATCGGCAGCTATTTTTCGCTTTATTACGCAGTTTAACCCATGAAGCGGCTGAACGGTTTTCTATATTTCTTGTCGGCGTTCATCGCAACCGGAATCCTCTTATTGTTTATTTTCTTTCCACTCAAGTTTCATACATCGGTGTGGAACGGATACCGGATAGCGGCTGTTCCGGCCTCTGCAGACATTGAACCGTACATCTCCGCGGCGGAAGAAGCAGGGATAGCAGGCATTGCGTCGGAATTTTCCGTTTCAAATCGATTTTCCGTTTTAGGGACAGGCCGGTATGAAAGATTCCCTTTTACGGATATCGGCCGCTATACCCGATGGTTCCATGATGACAGCGGCAGTTACCGGTACTTCTACATCCCGTATACTTCGTTTTTTAAATACCTCGCGTTCTATTTTTCGCTTTACAGCAAGCGGCTCCCTTTTTTTATTGAAGCGGCCATTCCTTATGCCCCGATACAGGGTATCCTTGCGCTTGTTCTTTTTATTTACTGCATTGCCGGTTCGCGCAAAAAGCTGCTGTTTTTTGCCGCTGCGTTCAGCTTTGTCTGCTATGCCTTCTGTATTAAGAGCAGTTTATCGCCGGCAACCGCCCTGTTAAGCATATTGACCGTTGCATATTGGCTTGAAGCGTTGGAAAACGAGCTGGCAATTACGTGGAAGCAGCTGAAAGAACGGATTAAACATAATATATTCATGCTCATTTTGCCTGCGGTTCCGCTTTTGACTGCGGTTATTGATGGGACTGCGCCTTTTTGCTTTTTTTTATTAGCCTTACTGTTATCGGCAAGTATGCTTTTTTCGGTATACAGTTTTTTACAGCTGAAGGAGACCTATTGGGAACAATACCGCCAGCATCCGTCGTTAAAGCTGTTTGCCATGCATCCTCAATCATGGGCGCAGTTTTGGAATACGCGATATGCAATCCGCACCACTATCCTGACAGGCTGTTTGCTGCTGGTCTCTGCGGTTATACCGCCGGTGTTTTCGACAAACCGTTTAAGCCCCGCAGCCGGTAAACTGAACGTGCCTCAGCCTGTTTTACGGCAGCCGTTTCCGTTTAACGATTCAGGATTTTTTGCCGTGCAGACATCGCGGCCGCAGGACTATCTCCCCGATTTAGGCAACTATATAGAAGATTGCTGGTATACAGCCGTTCTGCCCTATCTGAATGTGCATGAACCGCTCCAGCCGCTTACCCCGAATACCCGAATACGCTTTGATTCCTTTTATGAAGATTCAAGCGGAAAACTGCATAGGGAAGAAAATGTCATCTACGCCTTCGATACCGTATTTATCATCCGCGCATTAAGACATGAACAGCTCGCGCTGCTCCCCTTGGAAAAAATGCTGATAGCACAAACAGGGTTTACCGCTGCCGCTTATCGGCCGTTAAATGTATTTCTCCTCAGTCCGTTAACCTCGTTTTTTATTATCCTCGGTACGTTGTTATTTCCCTGTGTTCTGATTATAATGGGCAAAATACGATGATGGAATTTATACGGTTTAAACGGGGACAGCAGCAAGCAAAATATATCCGCTTGGAACCTCAATTTGAAGGGAATGCTTTTCTTCCGCAATATGCGATGATACCTCTTGCATTCAGGGAGCAAACGAGCGGTCTTCCGCTGGTGTCCGTAGGAGATTTTGTAAATGAAGGGCAGATGATTGCCCGTGCAAGGAATAGTTTATCGGCACATGTTCATGCTTCCGTTCCGGGTGTGGTCTCCGGAATTATCGACACGCAGCTTCCCAACGGACATTCATTCCGGGGAATACATATCCGTACCGGCGGTTCGTTCGATATACTTGGAAAGCAGCGCCCTCCCTATCCCTGGAAACAAAGCGATCCGACAGGACTTCTCCATTTCTTTGATCTTGCCGGTTTAGTGAATACGGCCGGAAAAACAACTGCTCTTGCAGAAAACATCAGGGCGGCAGTAAAGCAAGGGATAACAACGCTGACTGTTATGCTCTACGATAAAGACCCTACGTGTATACTCGACTCCTTTTTAGCCCGCCGGTTTATCCGTGAAGTTGCAGAGGGAGCCGGTATTATTGCCCGTGCAATGGGCGCAACAAAAATCATTGTTGAAACAGGGATGGAAAAAAAAGACCGCGCGCTTTTCGATGCCGTCGGAACCGCTATTCCCGACCGCGACCTTGCGCACCTTACCGTTCCTCAAACTTATCCCGCCGGGAATGCCCATACCCGTTCGGCGGAAAAAAATGCGGTCGTTATCGATTCTTCTACAGCCTTGTCGGTCTATGAATCGGTGCAGCACAATCAGCCTATGCTGACGACATATTTGCTCCTTACCGGTAAAACACTGGAGCACGCAAAGGTCGTTAAAGTACGCATCGGTACGCCGATCGGGCATTTGATAGAAGAATGCGGCGGCTTTAAAAGCAAAAATACCCATATCATCCTGAACGGCTTACTGCGCGGAACGCTGGTTGACAGTTTGGATTTACCCGCCGGTAAGGGAATTAAATCGATTCACGCGGTCGGAAAGGATATCGATATCCAGCAA from the Treponema vincentii F0403 genome contains:
- a CDS encoding divergent PAP2 family protein, producing the protein MQAFFTQVKIVFQNPIFLAAITSWLLSQFIKTFIGFCCSSVHSLPVFFDLLIWRTGGMPSSHSALVTALSTTIGFKQGISSDLFIFSIFSAMIVIRDAMGVRRSSGLQAKMLNEVGAKMAETMHIPFKPVKEVQGHTPVEVFAGIIVGIVIGSYFSLYYAV
- a CDS encoding beta-N-acetylhexosaminidase yields the protein MGTATKPLKPLKLNLSGLDEQMTLAVAEIRKSHPIRISEDGIPVSFKKTKESDIVAFFRNGVCEIEADSAPHFYFALSMLLLKSQTIEDTKLYSRPDAQRLLEFRIEHFFEKNGLMLDLSRNGVAHVDMLKQFIREMAFMGHSWFMLYMEDVYEVEGDPYFGALRGRYSISDLQEVDRYAKLFGVQLVPCIQTLAHVDQYFMWEAIEYKYKDIDNILNVGNAEVKALLTRMIASLRQAFSTDIIHIGMDEAYNLGRGRYLDENGLRQRRDIMHDHLAFMKTLCKAYGFKPIVWDDMFFSRYSNNKEDKEPSIPTQVGLMYWDYYSCLSKHYREHLKLCRSIAKKTMFAGGAWRWTGYVPHHKKTLETTLAAITACRKERIKNVIVTAWGDDGSESPLYTCMFGVTLYSYLDCHAEYQEAEFSQYLKLYTGMGFDEWMRQGEPDLFEGTTGNNYDITPSKYLLYQDPLGSKFLYYIRTLTTDMDAVYKKLEKAFAEDAANTNNPLQQYIAEFYSLMMQTLYYKWRLPLDIWEAYKKADKKALQALIEKKIEPLKVVLAETAKARRRIWAEECRAFGSEVLDHRFGAMLMRLQVTQEVLTDYIRGKINRIDELEEERLDPCPEADKLLEPQAVRYNRALRIMTACRETW
- a CDS encoding 4Fe-4S dicluster domain-containing protein produces the protein MMEFIRFKRGQQQAKYIRLEPQFEGNAFLPQYAMIPLAFREQTSGLPLVSVGDFVNEGQMIARARNSLSAHVHASVPGVVSGIIDTQLPNGHSFRGIHIRTGGSFDILGKQRPPYPWKQSDPTGLLHFFDLAGLVNTAGKTTALAENIRAAVKQGITTLTVMLYDKDPTCILDSFLARRFIREVAEGAGIIARAMGATKIIVETGMEKKDRALFDAVGTAIPDRDLAHLTVPQTYPAGNAHTRSAEKNAVVIDSSTALSVYESVQHNQPMLTTYLLLTGKTLEHAKVVKVRIGTPIGHLIEECGGFKSKNTHIILNGLLRGTLVDSLDLPAGKGIKSIHAVGKDIDIQQQLEECGHCGQCLRSCPAYIDPIGTVRRIQKKRYDAETMRSIALCSGCGCCSAVCPVRIPLRTIITSAAEQGNSHAL
- a CDS encoding tyrosine-protein phosphatase, encoding MDTKDTKQKCAIIQSAGKHGRMFSGVLCICAMLCLSALSCATSPAAAAKKYEPVAGVITAVEKYGHLVTDVPFELLQAKGYEHGDIVKVNFENAYKFTAPIVKRYEVDKGKQLVRTEYADGKIAFCINYGNLAQESGLGVGDKFVLYMQDKGGYADDFEALDVTRTDNRADYSDDAAFANFREVTFNSAIMPRTLYRGSHPTKTRWPRAPYASALMEKAGIVTVINMSDSEEQLKNTYLAASNQYASAYYGKLTDAGNVLCLAMDMDFTGKAFTDNIIKALQFMISHKAPYYIHCNEGKDRTGFIFILLGALSGADEKAIYDDYMKSYENFYHLAAGSRKYDLILHKNAVPMLNWITMNRKDTAKAAEEFLIKNGMTENEVEALKAKLMPAK
- a CDS encoding alpha/beta hydrolase, which codes for METAYRTMSDGASVAVYTWLPEQKPKAVLHIVHGMAEHALRYDDFAKTACKRGFAVVASDHRGHGKTGAKSGLMGYLADGDGFARVVEDQKEINAEIKKQYPGLPIVIIGHSFGSFVTQEYIERYGSTIKAAVLIGSAGPNPSVSVALLLANLNCAFKGRKSPAKFMNALVFGSYNNRVKNPHTAFDWLSRDANEVKKYIDDEYCGFVCTAGFFQDFMRGLKRLHTQEALKGIPAALPVLITAGSEDPVSDGGKTLKALYRIYQDMGMQDVRLKLYENGRHEILNETDKEEVKADILGWIEARL